One bacterium DNA segment encodes these proteins:
- a CDS encoding prepilin-type N-terminal cleavage/methylation domain-containing protein, whose protein sequence is MTTPTLPRRESRRLGFTLVELAVTTAVALVLMAGAYGLYIMQSKSYLAVEEETRSLQSSRLALEQISRELRMASFGVIGTQTFTDARATRFTFLGDVDSDVSGALAVAANPGDTQIYIDLDDGQDTVDASDYVFINASGTVEMIPVAQSGDAYDTSPEPDVIFLDAPVSHAYPAGATIVKTVEATTYIYTAATQSLSKNGAPYVDGVADLAFRYFNEREDEMAPEALASLTQAERAGIRRVAIDLTTGTLRETSTPRTYRLAVDLRNMGNPGFGLDACAPNAPSSVTITESGTCGLFGVAWSPPVSNACDGTDVTDLGGYKVSFGLADGADFTPAFNVADDTATETIVEDIRLESGNTYRVRVAAYDRSFNESEFSSETTFVLTDATPPDVPENVDASAAAGSVTVSWDPPAEDALRGFRVYRGTTPDFVPGPVSLVADETTLEDGDLEYTDTAVVACTTYYYRVAAVDCADAGDASDLAYGDGGGALADSPLSGITSTTPVESPPTPPASVAPFGASGSDGAVRLSWTNPADADFERVILRYSTSGYPATTTSGYELATIEGQPGAAHTYDHANLTNGTTYYYSAFACDRCGSCAAGAQASAAPNALAPVVQITSPAEGAIVTNGQIVFEAKAYDPDELNLSSPPNLSLDNGKGIARIVLDVTPAPTSGTWPRTEFVKSYCGFGGDSTPCPAGNIADWCPGTYSLSAAATDNEGQSTPASYRQIHVQGGGVGRDESIAPSLSGTYKQNLAFDIRNDAASSASITGVTISWDRPNARMAAVSFDGDTIWSPAWNESPAASGETIALDDSDEPDLGSGETATILLSFEHFGAGVTGSALAGSTNLTVTSSAGFSAGDVVHIGEGGLAESATIAAVSGAALTLATPMSYTHTYGERVSLVSDDAQMSMAGALVTVQIAYQLGSGGQSCAGAAFDVIAASGPVFGTAYQDEPTINTPMSASVGAVTVEEYDPVPVHVTVVDGSGLGVTSVDAYYKIDATMQGTPPSTGYGAIAMSESSGTWSATLPYASNARVWVYFVATDGVGATARSPQAGAYVYDLTADTTAPMCPLGLSAAATGMKEVALSWMPASEPDVVGYNVYRNAECGEFGKKYTQVQDQSPGGSVDYTDDYNKLNTTKDCYGYFITAVDLAGNESASCGSYVASAGDCPCGSN, encoded by the coding sequence TACGGCCTTTACATCATGCAGTCGAAAAGCTACCTCGCGGTCGAGGAGGAGACGCGCTCGTTGCAGAGCTCGCGCCTTGCTCTCGAGCAGATTTCGCGCGAGCTGCGCATGGCGAGTTTCGGCGTCATCGGCACGCAGACGTTCACGGACGCGCGTGCGACGCGGTTCACGTTCCTCGGCGACGTGGACAGCGATGTCTCGGGCGCGCTCGCGGTCGCGGCGAATCCGGGCGACACGCAGATCTACATCGATCTCGACGACGGGCAGGACACGGTGGACGCGAGCGACTACGTGTTCATCAACGCGTCGGGCACGGTGGAGATGATCCCGGTGGCGCAAAGCGGCGACGCCTACGACACCTCGCCGGAACCGGATGTCATTTTCCTTGACGCGCCTGTTTCGCACGCCTATCCGGCGGGCGCGACGATCGTGAAGACCGTCGAGGCGACAACGTACATATACACCGCGGCGACGCAGTCACTGTCCAAGAACGGCGCGCCTTACGTGGACGGCGTCGCCGATCTCGCGTTCCGCTATTTCAACGAGCGCGAGGATGAGATGGCGCCCGAGGCGCTGGCGTCGCTGACGCAGGCCGAGCGCGCGGGCATCCGCCGCGTGGCGATCGACCTGACGACGGGCACGCTGCGCGAGACCTCGACGCCGCGCACGTACCGGCTGGCCGTGGACCTGCGCAACATGGGCAACCCCGGATTCGGACTGGATGCGTGCGCGCCGAACGCGCCGTCGTCGGTGACGATCACGGAGTCCGGCACGTGCGGCCTGTTCGGCGTTGCGTGGTCGCCGCCGGTATCGAATGCGTGCGACGGCACGGACGTGACCGACCTTGGCGGATACAAGGTTTCGTTCGGGCTTGCCGACGGCGCGGATTTCACGCCGGCGTTCAACGTCGCGGACGACACCGCCACCGAGACGATCGTCGAGGACATCCGGCTGGAAAGCGGCAACACCTATCGCGTGCGCGTGGCCGCGTACGATCGCAGCTTCAACGAGAGCGAATTCAGCAGCGAGACGACGTTCGTGCTCACCGACGCGACGCCGCCCGACGTTCCGGAAAACGTGGATGCGTCCGCCGCCGCGGGCAGCGTGACGGTGTCGTGGGATCCGCCGGCCGAGGACGCGCTGCGCGGCTTCCGCGTGTATCGCGGCACGACGCCCGATTTCGTTCCCGGCCCGGTCAGCCTTGTCGCCGACGAGACCACGCTTGAGGACGGTGACCTGGAATACACCGACACGGCGGTCGTCGCGTGCACGACGTATTACTACCGGGTCGCCGCCGTGGATTGCGCCGACGCGGGCGATGCGTCCGACCTCGCCTACGGCGACGGCGGCGGCGCATTGGCGGACAGCCCGCTTTCCGGCATCACGAGCACGACGCCCGTGGAGTCTCCGCCGACGCCGCCGGCGTCCGTCGCCCCGTTCGGCGCGAGCGGATCGGACGGCGCGGTGCGTCTTTCGTGGACCAATCCGGCCGACGCGGATTTCGAGCGCGTGATCCTGCGCTATTCGACAAGCGGCTATCCCGCCACGACGACGTCCGGCTACGAGCTGGCGACGATCGAGGGACAGCCCGGCGCGGCGCACACGTACGACCATGCCAATCTGACCAACGGAACGACGTATTATTACTCCGCGTTCGCGTGCGACCGCTGCGGATCGTGCGCGGCCGGCGCGCAGGCGAGCGCCGCGCCGAACGCGCTCGCGCCGGTGGTGCAGATCACCTCGCCGGCCGAAGGCGCGATCGTCACGAACGGGCAGATCGTTTTCGAGGCGAAGGCGTACGACCCGGACGAGCTGAATCTGTCCAGCCCGCCGAATCTATCGCTCGATAACGGCAAGGGCATCGCGAGGATCGTCCTTGACGTGACGCCCGCGCCCACCAGCGGCACGTGGCCGCGCACGGAGTTCGTGAAATCGTACTGCGGCTTCGGCGGCGACAGCACGCCCTGCCCGGCCGGCAACATCGCGGACTGGTGTCCGGGCACGTACAGCCTGTCGGCCGCCGCGACGGACAACGAAGGCCAAAGCACGCCCGCGTCCTATCGCCAGATTCACGTGCAAGGCGGCGGCGTCGGGCGGGACGAGTCCATCGCGCCGTCGCTGTCGGGCACGTACAAGCAGAACCTGGCGTTCGACATCCGCAACGACGCGGCGTCGAGCGCGTCGATTACCGGCGTCACGATTTCGTGGGACCGCCCCAACGCGCGCATGGCGGCCGTTTCGTTCGACGGCGACACGATCTGGTCGCCCGCGTGGAACGAATCGCCGGCGGCAAGCGGCGAGACCATCGCCCTTGACGATTCGGACGAGCCGGATCTCGGCTCCGGAGAGACGGCGACGATCCTGCTTTCGTTCGAGCACTTCGGCGCCGGCGTGACGGGATCGGCCCTGGCCGGATCGACGAACCTGACCGTGACGTCGTCCGCGGGATTTTCCGCCGGCGATGTCGTGCACATCGGCGAGGGCGGACTCGCCGAATCGGCCACGATCGCGGCGGTAAGCGGCGCCGCGCTGACACTGGCGACCCCGATGTCCTACACGCACACGTACGGCGAACGCGTCTCGCTGGTTTCGGACGACGCGCAGATGTCGATGGCCGGCGCGCTTGTCACCGTCCAGATCGCCTATCAGCTCGGCTCGGGCGGTCAATCGTGCGCGGGCGCTGCGTTCGATGTCATCGCGGCGAGCGGCCCGGTGTTCGGCACGGCGTATCAGGACGAGCCCACGATCAACACGCCGATGTCCGCGTCGGTGGGCGCGGTGACGGTTGAGGAGTACGACCCGGTTCCGGTGCACGTGACGGTTGTCGACGGCAGCGGCCTTGGCGTCACGTCGGTGGACGCGTACTACAAGATCGACGCGACGATGCAGGGCACGCCGCCCTCGACGGGCTACGGCGCGATCGCGATGTCGGAAAGTTCCGGAACGTGGTCGGCCACGTTGCCCTACGCCTCGAACGCGCGCGTGTGGGTGTATTTCGTCGCGACCGACGGGGTCGGCGCCACCGCGCGCAGCCCGCAGGCCGGCGCGTATGTTTACGATCTGACGGCGGACACGACCGCGCCGATGTGCCCGCTCGGCCTTTCGGCCGCGGCGACCGGCATGAAGGAAGTCGCGCTTTCGTGGATGCCCGCGAGCGAGCCGGACGTCGTCGGCTACAACGTCTACCGCAACGCGGAATGCGGCGAATTCGGCAAGAAGTACACGCAGGTGCAGGACCAGTCGCCCGGCGGCTCGGTGGACTACACCGACGATTATAACAAGCTGAACACGACCAAGGACTGCTACGGCTATTTCATCACCGCCGTCGATCTCGCGGGCAACGAAAGCGCGAGTTGCGGGTCGTACGTCGCCAGCGCGGGGGATTGTCCATGCGGAAGCAACTGA